One window of Chloroflexota bacterium genomic DNA carries:
- a CDS encoding ABC transporter permease, producing MAVMEKELPIGLTDRISRLPKRRLALLFLLPVLAVLLVYLASLGFLFQYSFRTFVPGSLQIGGFTWANYWKILDPLYLGYLMDTFRLSAYTTIFTLILGYPVAYALARSQSRPFSSIVLILTVVPFFTGVIVRTYSWMLMLGSSGFLNALLLRLGLISEPIEMMFTETAVIIGLVQYSLPVMILLLAAAISHIDVAYEKSAQSLGANPLQTFLRVTLPLSLPGIISGSIVIFAWTLSAFPTPQMLGGGKVKMIAISIYEQAIETANYPFGAALALFMLVLTLLVMGGLQWALNRPGRGNGHG from the coding sequence ATGGCTGTAATGGAGAAAGAGCTGCCGATCGGACTGACGGACCGCATCTCTCGTCTCCCTAAGCGACGGCTGGCCTTGCTCTTTCTGCTACCAGTATTGGCTGTACTGCTGGTTTATCTGGCTTCGCTGGGCTTCCTCTTCCAGTATAGCTTTCGCACCTTCGTCCCCGGTTCCTTACAGATCGGAGGCTTCACCTGGGCCAACTACTGGAAAATCCTCGATCCCCTTTACTTGGGTTACCTGATGGACACCTTCCGCCTCAGCGCCTATACCACCATCTTCACCCTTATCCTGGGATATCCGGTAGCTTACGCCTTAGCTCGTTCCCAGTCTCGCCCTTTTAGCTCGATCGTATTGATTCTCACCGTAGTGCCCTTCTTTACCGGGGTGATCGTCCGTACCTATTCCTGGATGCTTATGCTTGGCAGCAGCGGATTCCTGAATGCCCTGCTTCTTCGTTTAGGGCTGATCTCTGAGCCGATAGAGATGATGTTCACTGAAACGGCAGTGATCATCGGTTTGGTTCAATACTCCTTGCCCGTGATGATTCTGCTCCTGGCGGCGGCGATCAGCCATATCGATGTCGCTTATGAGAAGAGTGCCCAGAGCCTGGGGGCCAATCCCTTGCAAACCTTCCTGCGTGTGACTCTGCCCTTAAGCCTCCCGGGGATCATCTCTGGCTCCATCGTCATCTTTGCCTGGACTCTCAGCGCCTTCCCCACGCCGCAGATGCTGGGTGGAGGTAAGGTGAAGATGATCGCCATCTCGATTTACGAGCAGGCCATTGAGACGGCCAATTATCCCTTCGGGGCGGCCTTGGCCTTGTTCATGTTAGTGTTGACTCTACTCGTCATGGGTGGATTACAATGGGCCCTGAATCGTCCCGGGAGGGGGAATGGGCATGGTTAG
- a CDS encoding ABC transporter permease translates to MVRRKPARKKLLWTSGRLLFWAVVIAVLVYLTLPTVVVIMASFNPTAILSFPPEGLSLHWYQNMIERSEFQRGFFNSVYTTSLASLAAAIIGIAAAIIIERANLPGAGLLAVVLLSPLMVPGVVTGLGLLLFAAWSGLMASREILVLGHIILIIPFVLRSVWVSLQNIDTSLEKAAASLGANPAKVLFHVTLPMLQPGIFAGLLFAIIISFNEFVASVFISARTTEILPVAIYTYVRNFTDPTVAAVSTAFIVSTTLILLVVDRIAGISKILQIK, encoded by the coding sequence ATGGTTAGACGTAAGCCCGCCCGAAAGAAACTGCTCTGGACCAGCGGCCGTCTCCTTTTTTGGGCCGTAGTGATAGCCGTGTTGGTCTATTTGACTCTGCCCACGGTGGTCGTAATCATGGCCTCTTTTAACCCCACCGCTATTCTGTCTTTTCCTCCTGAAGGGCTATCCCTACACTGGTACCAGAACATGATTGAACGGTCAGAATTTCAGAGGGGCTTTTTCAATAGTGTTTATACTACCTCGCTGGCCAGCCTGGCCGCGGCTATCATCGGCATAGCGGCGGCGATCATCATTGAGAGAGCCAACTTGCCCGGCGCTGGACTGCTGGCCGTGGTACTCCTTTCACCTTTGATGGTCCCTGGTGTAGTAACCGGCTTAGGGCTCTTGCTTTTCGCTGCTTGGTCAGGACTGATGGCCAGCCGAGAGATCCTGGTCCTGGGGCATATTATCCTCATCATACCCTTCGTCCTGCGCAGCGTTTGGGTGAGCCTGCAAAATATCGATACAAGCCTGGAGAAGGCTGCCGCCAGCCTGGGGGCGAACCCGGCAAAGGTGCTTTTCCATGTTACCCTGCCGATGCTGCAACCAGGCATCTTCGCCGGGCTCCTGTTTGCTATCATTATCTCCTTCAATGAGTTCGTTGCCTCGGTATTCATCAGCGCTAGAACAACCGAGATCTTGCCGGTAGCCATCTACACCTATGTACGTAACTTCACCGATCCGACGGTGGCTGCTGTTTCGACGGCCTTCATCGTCTCTACCACCCTGATCCTTTTGGTGGTTGATAGAATCGCCGGGATAAGCAAGATCCTGCAAATAAAGTGA
- the larA gene encoding nickel-dependent lactate racemase has product MISLEKKTFELAYGRAQLAISLPRQNLLGLLSGKRVANLPDVRAAVRRVLSQPIGSPPLVDIVRRGEKVAIIGGDITRVWVHYDLLIPPILDTLNQRGISDDDITVIIGQGTHRSLTREEVLTVYGAEVAARVRIEGHDCLDRANLVNLGKTVRGTPIELNKKVVESDRVIVTGGIVYHFLAGFGGGKKGIMPGIAGFDTVQTNHALFFNPPPARGMNLSVGSGCLKGNPLSADMVEIARHAHPDFLVNVVVNGQHQLSHIVGGDLIAAHLAGCQFVREHFSAPLDERAELVIVSCGGWPKDINLYQAYKTLDNAVRAVRPGGVIVLLAECSQGLGGAEFEEIFTSPDSLEEKEDRLRAYCTIGGAMAYGFCVQAKAHTVILVSELLDEQVRVSGTIPAHSVDEALSMAYHLLGMDTPITYLMPQGSITFPILSTEMTEPWL; this is encoded by the coding sequence ATGATCTCTTTAGAGAAGAAGACCTTTGAGCTCGCTTATGGAAGGGCGCAGCTAGCTATTTCTCTGCCAAGGCAAAACCTCCTTGGCCTGCTCAGCGGCAAGAGGGTGGCTAATCTGCCTGATGTCAGAGCGGCCGTGCGGCGTGTCCTCAGCCAACCTATCGGCTCCCCACCACTAGTTGATATCGTGCGAAGAGGGGAGAAGGTGGCCATCATCGGCGGGGACATCACCCGTGTCTGGGTGCACTATGATCTGCTCATCCCGCCAATCCTCGACACGTTGAATCAGCGCGGCATATCCGATGATGACATCACTGTCATCATCGGACAGGGCACACATCGCTCTTTGACCAGGGAGGAGGTCCTGACCGTTTATGGCGCTGAGGTCGCAGCCCGGGTGCGGATTGAGGGTCATGATTGCCTGGATCGAGCTAATTTAGTGAACTTGGGAAAAACGGTGCGGGGCACCCCCATCGAGTTGAATAAGAAAGTTGTTGAGTCTGACCGGGTCATCGTCACTGGGGGTATCGTATATCATTTTCTGGCCGGCTTTGGGGGCGGTAAAAAGGGCATCATGCCTGGGATAGCTGGCTTCGATACAGTACAGACGAACCATGCTCTTTTCTTCAATCCTCCACCCGCCAGGGGAATGAATCTATCAGTCGGTTCTGGTTGTCTTAAGGGCAATCCGCTCTCCGCAGATATGGTCGAGATAGCCAGGCATGCTCATCCTGATTTTCTGGTCAACGTGGTGGTCAATGGGCAGCATCAGCTAAGCCATATAGTAGGAGGTGACCTAATAGCAGCCCATTTGGCTGGTTGTCAGTTCGTCAGAGAGCATTTCTCTGCCCCCTTAGATGAAAGGGCAGAACTGGTCATCGTTTCCTGCGGGGGATGGCCGAAGGATATCAACCTTTATCAAGCCTACAAGACGTTGGATAACGCTGTGCGGGCGGTGCGTCCGGGAGGGGTGATCGTCCTCTTAGCTGAGTGTAGCCAGGGATTGGGGGGAGCAGAGTTCGAGGAGATCTTCACCAGCCCGGATAGCCTGGAAGAGAAAGAGGACCGCTTGCGGGCCTACTGCACCATTGGTGGCGCTATGGCCTACGGGTTCTGCGTGCAGGCCAAGGCCCACACTGTAATTCTTGTCTCTGAGCTGCTTGACGAACAAGTCAGAGTGAGTGGCACGATCCCTGCCCACTCTGTTGATGAAGCGCTGTCGATGGCTTATCATCTGCTGGGTATGGACACACCGATCACCTATTTAATGCCTCAAGGTTCCATTACCTTCCCCATCCTATCAACGGAGATGACAGAGCCATGGCTGTAA